The Equus przewalskii isolate Varuska chromosome 5, EquPr2, whole genome shotgun sequence genome window below encodes:
- the DCTN2 gene encoding dynactin subunit 2 isoform X2, translating to MLGEGLGVKETPQQKYQRLLHEVQELTAEVEKIKTTVKESATEEKLTPVVLAKQLAALKQQLVASHLEKLLGPDATINLTDPDGALAKRLLLQLEATKNSRGAGSGGKTTTETPADSSLVTYELHSRPEQDRFSQAAKVAELEKRLTELEATVRCDQDAQNPLSGGLQGACLMETVELLQAKVSALDLAVLDQVEARLQSVLGKVNEIAKHKASVEDADTQSKVHQLYETIQRWSPIASTLPELVQRLVTIKQLHEQAMQFGQLLTHLDTTQQMIASSLKDNTTLLTQVQTTMRENLSTIEGNFANIDERMKKLAK from the exons ATg CTTGGAGAGGGTCTGGGAGTGAAGGAGACACCCCAGCAAAAGTACCAGCGACTACTGCATGAGGTCCAAGAGCTGACAGCTGAAGTGGAGAAAATCAAG ACGACAGTGAAGGAATCAGCCACTGAGGAGAAGCTGACCCCTGTGGTGCTGGCTAAACAGCTGGCAGCCCTGAAGCAACAGCTGGTTGCTTCCCACCTGGAGAAGCTGCTGGGACCAGATGCAACAATCAACCTTACTGACCCCGATGGAGCTCTGGCTAA ACGCCTACTGCTGCAGCTGGAAGCAACAAAGAACAGCAGAGGGGCTGGTTCAGGGGGAAAGACCACCACTGAGACCCCCGCAGATAGCAGCCTTGTCACTTACGAACTACATTCTCGGCCTGAGCAGGACAGGTTCTCTCAAGCTGCCAAA GTTGCAGAACTTGAGAAGCGCCtgacagagctggaagcaactgTACGGTGTGATCAGGATGCTCAG AATCCCCTTTCTGGAGGTCTACAGGGAGCCTGTCTTATG gagacTGTAGAGCTGTTGCAGGCAAAGGTGAGCGCCCTGGACCTTGCAGTTTTGGACCAAGTGGAGGCTCGGCTACAG AGTGTCCTGGGAAAGGTGAATGAGATTGCCAAGCATAAAGCCTCTGTAGAGGATGCAGATACACAAAGCAAG GTGCACCAGCTATATGAAACCATACAGCGCTGGAGCCCCATCGCCTCCACCCTTCCTGAGCTGGTGCAGAGACTTGTCACCATCAAGCAGCTGCATGAGCAAG CCATGCAGTTTGGGCAGCTCCTGACACACTTGGATACCACACAGCAGATGATTGCTAGTTCCCTCAAGGACAATACTACCCTCTTGACCCAG GTGCAGACAACCATGCGTGAGAACCTGTCCACAATTGAAGGGAATTTTGCCAACATTGATGAACGGATGAAGAAGCTTGCAAAGTGA
- the DCTN2 gene encoding dynactin subunit 2 isoform X1, with protein sequence MADPKYADLPGIARNEPDVYETSDLPEDDQAEFDAEELTSTSVEHIIVNPNAAYDKFKDKRVGTRGLDFSDRIGKTKRTGYESGDYEMLGEGLGVKETPQQKYQRLLHEVQELTAEVEKIKTTVKESATEEKLTPVVLAKQLAALKQQLVASHLEKLLGPDATINLTDPDGALAKRLLLQLEATKNSRGAGSGGKTTTETPADSSLVTYELHSRPEQDRFSQAAKVAELEKRLTELEATVRCDQDAQNPLSGGLQGACLMETVELLQAKVSALDLAVLDQVEARLQSVLGKVNEIAKHKASVEDADTQSKVHQLYETIQRWSPIASTLPELVQRLVTIKQLHEQAMQFGQLLTHLDTTQQMIASSLKDNTTLLTQVQTTMRENLSTIEGNFANIDERMKKLAK encoded by the exons GAGGAGCTGACAAGCACAAGTGTGGAGCATATCATTGTCAATCCCAATGCTGCCTATGACAAGTTCAAAGACAAGAGAGTGGGAACAAGGGGACTTG ATTTCTCGGATCGTATTGGAAAAACCAAGAGGACAGGATATGAATCTGGAGACTATGAGATg CTTGGAGAGGGTCTGGGAGTGAAGGAGACACCCCAGCAAAAGTACCAGCGACTACTGCATGAGGTCCAAGAGCTGACAGCTGAAGTGGAGAAAATCAAG ACGACAGTGAAGGAATCAGCCACTGAGGAGAAGCTGACCCCTGTGGTGCTGGCTAAACAGCTGGCAGCCCTGAAGCAACAGCTGGTTGCTTCCCACCTGGAGAAGCTGCTGGGACCAGATGCAACAATCAACCTTACTGACCCCGATGGAGCTCTGGCTAA ACGCCTACTGCTGCAGCTGGAAGCAACAAAGAACAGCAGAGGGGCTGGTTCAGGGGGAAAGACCACCACTGAGACCCCCGCAGATAGCAGCCTTGTCACTTACGAACTACATTCTCGGCCTGAGCAGGACAGGTTCTCTCAAGCTGCCAAA GTTGCAGAACTTGAGAAGCGCCtgacagagctggaagcaactgTACGGTGTGATCAGGATGCTCAG AATCCCCTTTCTGGAGGTCTACAGGGAGCCTGTCTTATG gagacTGTAGAGCTGTTGCAGGCAAAGGTGAGCGCCCTGGACCTTGCAGTTTTGGACCAAGTGGAGGCTCGGCTACAG AGTGTCCTGGGAAAGGTGAATGAGATTGCCAAGCATAAAGCCTCTGTAGAGGATGCAGATACACAAAGCAAG GTGCACCAGCTATATGAAACCATACAGCGCTGGAGCCCCATCGCCTCCACCCTTCCTGAGCTGGTGCAGAGACTTGTCACCATCAAGCAGCTGCATGAGCAAG CCATGCAGTTTGGGCAGCTCCTGACACACTTGGATACCACACAGCAGATGATTGCTAGTTCCCTCAAGGACAATACTACCCTCTTGACCCAG GTGCAGACAACCATGCGTGAGAACCTGTCCACAATTGAAGGGAATTTTGCCAACATTGATGAACGGATGAAGAAGCTTGCAAAGTGA